A DNA window from Xiphias gladius isolate SHS-SW01 ecotype Sanya breed wild chromosome 3, ASM1685928v1, whole genome shotgun sequence contains the following coding sequences:
- the LOC120806386 gene encoding LOW QUALITY PROTEIN: centriolar coiled-coil protein of 110 kDa-like (The sequence of the model RefSeq protein was modified relative to this genomic sequence to represent the inferred CDS: deleted 2 bases in 1 codon) codes for MVCVSYSECGCVGQEMESYEEFCLRSLAILQEEGKFKKSTCEPLCSLKARSVIRFHGRAVLSPLLSAEQRGEMCGHRQRAVQREVDRQSQQRNELLARVHDILDQAQTHKVESEEVDKLPVSKSATVSGYTLVTDSPGLPRDPGYGLQTNDRPATPCSEDPALNGYKAMDKVKVEREEKSEEEEEEEEDISLDSHLKKSREYVRREQNQQGSKVVHTVPRTAPSETVSDKENKGCSPMGDTGVEFGFSLHHSPIGTPQNQIQHQTLYDPSLQQTGCLSPTLPDRYARLPSPESSISPCARRRRPRPVSTGNIHISFPIGPADLIPRSPGRSGEGASMAEWGEALAGATKSSDNWGSVRCEGGVSVGRSGNRRSSHCGTSPMHEACSPISASVPSHGHQDHLAAGFRRRCHTLDSQLHTYPSGVEYIDRSQERVPRFMAGVTWLASSRRTPAAPLNQSYEVENPSPSLLRPRVTPDLAQVTLRMEPDDPQGLNNGRITPTVLRNAPETQASRTEDTQRRAQALEDMQRRLEEEHAFQMSLLLAEQEKEQQRLRLELEDTERRLKEQGRLRPLSGDAYGWNRRSVSDSCAAVSPSCPGLSPAHTPSERSPGHSIGFPSPVTSSVCSPSVQPPVYLWGPTWAASKPRARQSLVLTAEQQGTFSRIGAITRGFLTRRLLKTEKVKHVRQTILDTQEFIHSFQIEAPLKNCTLSAQDLSLQERVRAQLRAALYDIHDIFFEMPLGDRLALLQQDRELRAERKLRDMEKTKCPKERVVLSAATQRSLDRKKRVGESPAQVRKVQQKPKSPTTNRVLKPSQGQNSPVPGQLNRQGSWYRKTPEERVKRSDSLKKQHSLG; via the exons ATGGTGTGTGTTTCCTATTCAGAGTGTGGATGTGTGGGT CAGGAGATGGAAAGCTATGAGGAGTTCTGCCTGCGGAGTCTGGCCATACTGCAGGAGGAGGGGAAATTCAAGAAGTCGACATGTGAGCCGCTGTGCTCCCTGAAGGCTCGCTCTGTCATCCGCTTTCATGGAAGAGCTGTGCTTTCGCCACTG ttgAGTGCAGAGCAGCGCGGGGAGATGTGTGGCCACAGGCAGAGGGCAGTCCAGCGGGAGGTGGACAGGCAGAGCCAGCAGAGGAACGAGCTTCTGGCCCGAGTTCATGACATCCTGGACCAAGCTCAG ACACATAAAGTAGAGAGTGAAGAAGTTGACAAGCTGCCAGTTTCTAAATCTGCGACAGTCAGTGGCTATACCCTGGTCACTGACTCACCTGGACTTCCCAGAGACCCTGGATATGGACTTCAGACAAATGATCGGCCTGCCACTCCTTGCTCTGAGGACCCTGCCCTCAATGGCTACAAGGCAATGGACAAAGTGAAggtggagagggaagagaagagtgaggaggaagaggaggaggaagaggacattAGTTTGGACAGCCATCTTAAGAAATCAAGAGAGTATGTAAGGAGAGAGCAGAATCAGCAGGGGTCAAAAGTAGTCCACACAGTCCCCCGGACTGCCCCATCTGAGACTGTCTCTGACAAGGAGAATAAGGGCTGTAGTCCCATGGGGGACACGGGCGTTGAGTTTGGATTCAGTCTGCATCATAGTCCTATTGGCACACCTCAGAACCAGATCCAGCACCAAACTCTATATGACCCCAGTCTCCAACAGACTGGCTGCCTCTCACCTACTCTACCTGACCGGTATGCTCGTCTCCCGAGTCCAGAGTCCAGCATTAGTCCCTGTGCACGGAGACGCAGACCACGCCCAGTTTCTACAGGCAACATCCATATTTCATTTCCCATCGGCCCGGCAGACCTTATCCCCCGAAGCCCAGGAAGGTCAGGGGAAGGTGCTAGCATGGCAGAATGGGGAGAAGCTCTTGCAGGGGCCACAAAGTCCTCCGATAACTGGGGCTCAGTGAGGTGTGAAGGTGGGGTTAGTGTTGGCAGGAGTGGCAATCGTCGATCCAGCCATTGTGGTACCAGTCCAATGCATGAGGCCTGTAGCCCCATTAGTGCCTCAGTGCCCAGCCATGGACACCAGGACCATCTGGCCGCAGGATTTCGCCGGCGCTGCCACACCCTGGACAGCCAGTTGCATACCTACCCCTCTGGAGTTGAGTACATTGACCGCAGCCAGGAAAGGGTCCCTCGTTTCATGGCAGGGGTTACATGGTTGGCTTCAAGTCGGCGCACCCCTGCAGCCCCCTTAAACCAGTCGTATGAGGTAGAGAATCCCTCACCATCTCTGTTGAGGCCCCGTGTGACTCCTGACCTGGCTCAGGTCACACTCAGGATGGAGCCCGATGATCCTCAGGGGCTTAACAATGGAAGGATCACACCAACAGTCCTCAGAAATGCACCTGAGACACAGGCCAGCAGGACAG AGGACACCCAGAGGCGAGCGCAGGCCCTGGAGGACATGCAAAGGCGCCTGGAGGAGGAGCATGCCTTCCAGATGTCGCTGCTCCTGGCTGAGCAGGAGAAAGAGCAACAGCGCCTCCGCCTG GAGCTcgaggacacagagagaagacTGAAGGAGCAGGGGCGTCTGCGGCCTCTGAGTGGGGATGCTTATGGGTGGAATCGTAGGTCTGTGAGTGACAGCTGTGCTGCTGTGAGCCCCTCCTGTCCGGGACTAAGCCCTGCCCACACACCATCTGAGCGATCACCTGGACACAGTATAG GTTTCCCCAGTCCTGTCACTTCCAGTGTGTGCTCTCCCTCTGTCCAGCCTCCAGTTTACCTGTGGGGGCCCACTTGGGCAGCTAGCAAACCTCGAGCAAGGCAAAGTCTG GTtctgacagcagagcagcagggcaCGTTCAGTCGTATTGGTGCCATCACTCGTGGGTTCCTCACACGCAGAttgctgaaaacagagaaagtcaaACACGTGCGCCAGACCATTTTG GATACACAGGagttcatccattcattccaGATTGAAGCTCCACTGAAGAACTGCACCCTCTCAGCACAAGATCTCTCCCTGCAGGAGAGAGTCAGAGCCCAG TTACGTGCAGCCCTTTATGACATCCATGACATCTTCTTTGAAATGCCACTGGGGGATCGATTAGCATTGCTGCAGCAGGACAGGGAGCTTCGTGCGGAGAGGAAGCTGCGAGACATG GAGAAAACCAAGTGCCCCAAGGAGAGAGTGGTTCTGTCTGCTGCCACACAGAGGTCTCTGGACAGGAAAAAGAG GGTTGGTGAATCCCCAGCACAGGTGAGGAAGGTGCAGCAGAAGCCAAAGAGCCCCACTACCAACAG AGTCCTGAAGCCAAGCCAAGGCCAAAATTCTCCTGTCCCAGGCCAGCTGAACCGCCAGGG GAGCTGGTACAGAAAGACCCCAGAGGAGAGAGTAAAGCGCTCAGACAGCCTGAAGAAACAGCACTCTCTTGGATAG
- the LOC120783977 gene encoding LOW QUALITY PROTEIN: nuclear GTPase SLIP-GC-like (The sequence of the model RefSeq protein was modified relative to this genomic sequence to represent the inferred CDS: inserted 3 bases in 2 codons) codes for MDDFVHNKLTEWGLSEYIEGFKDEGIDMESLYCLDDQEIKSLIPKLGPQTKFKKILKLLKCQQEPEVAADCAQVSMTLNFMGNRTSHHQGMSSKCQPPANEQQHERKLDSYSEEFTLSDVNDIMRNVHKRLQNEKNTKFNAFLRTKICNLETDKEELVGXAGKSSLINAIIGEENLLPSGSVSACNLVMIKVEANMHNSKYEAEIEFIKKEEWKDEFWTLSYILKDNVGQEDDDDYCDTVEKLSALYGEEWGKISSENLMDDKYFRDNPEFLQSKRKILTCESSYLKKIVTNTRSNSTVGEGKEVKRWCWPLVKCVTVRVPSKDLLHHVTLVDLPGNGNCNESRDKMWKEIVGSCSTVWIVTDINRAASEKEPWXNASSLMGNGGECQQIHFICTKSDLIEDSDDQ; via the exons ATGGATGATTTTGTTCATAACAAATTAACTGAATGGGGTCTCAGCGAGTACATAGAAGGATTTAAAG ATGAAGGCATTGACATGGAAAGTCTTTACTGTCTTGACGATCAAGAAATTAAAAGCTTGATCCCAAAACTGGggccacaaacaaaattcaagaAGATACTCAAGTTGTTAAAG TGTCAACAGGAGCCTGAAGTAGCAGCTGATTGTGCTCAGGTGAGTATGACATTGAATTTCATGG gaaatcGAACGTCGCATCATCAGGGCATGTCCAGCAAATGCCAGCCACCAGCTAATGAACAACAACATGAGAGAAAACTGGATTCATACTCAG AAGAATTCACGCTGTCTGATGTGAATGACATAATGAGAAATGTCCATAAGAgactacaaaatgaaaagaacacaaagtTCAATGCTTTCCTGAG GACTAAAATCTGTAATTTGGAGACAGATAAGGAGGAACTGGTTGG GGCTGGAAAGAGCTCTTTGATAAATGCCATCATTGGAGAAGAGAATCTTTTGCCCTCTGGAAGTGTCAGTGCATGTAACTTAGTCATGATTAAAGTGGAGGCTAACATGCACAACTCAAAGTATGAGGCAGAAATTGAGTTCattaaaaaagaa gaatGGAAAGATGAGTTCTGGACATTGTCTTATATTCTTAAGGATAATGTTGGTCAGGAAGATGACGATGATTATTGTGACACTGTTGAAAAGTTGTCAGCACTGTATGGAgaagaatggggaaaaatatCCTCTGAAAACCTCATGGACGACAAATATTTCAGAGACAATCCAGAATTTCTCCAATCCAAGAGGAAGATTTTGACATGTGAATCA AGCTATCTGAAAAAAATCGTCACAAACACGAGAAGTAACTCGACAGTGGGAGAGGGTAAAGAAGTAAAGAGGTGGTGCTGGCCACTAGTGAAGTGTGTGACTGTCAGGGTGCCTAGTAAAGATCTTCTCCACCATGTCACACTTGTGGACCTTCCTGGAAATGGAAACTGTAACGAGAGCAGAGATAAAATGTGGAAAG AGATTGTTGGAAGTTGTTCTACTGTGTGGATTGTGACTGACATTAATCGAGCAGCATCAGAGAAAGAACCCT AAAATGCCAGTAGCCTCATGGGAAATGGTGGCGAGTGTCAGCAGATTCACTTTATCTGCACCAAGTCTGATCTTATTGAAGATTCCGATGATCAGTAA